One Clostridia bacterium genomic region harbors:
- the vanG gene encoding D-alanine--D-serine ligase VanG, producing MGRISVAVLFGGCSTEYEVSLQSAHAVITSLNPAKYDVLLLGITRDGAWMKYNGPVERIRDNTWMNPGDCIPAVISPDRNVHGILELSGGKVIATRIDVAFPVLHGKNGEDGTVQGLLEMAGIPCVGCGTLSSAMCMDKDIAHTVVAAAGVKVPPSIVLSSRVSDAELLQRVAPLKHPLFVKPANAGSSFGITKVLQESELPDAVAAAFEHDRKVIIEESIDGFEVGCAVLGNDLLTLGELDEIELSHGFFDYTEKYTLKTSKIHMPARIDPDAAARIKQTAATIYRALNCAGYARVDLFLTPDKEIVFNEVNTIPGFTAHSRYPNMLKGIGMTFEQIVDALIRLAIDR from the coding sequence ATGGGACGAATAAGTGTAGCCGTGCTGTTCGGCGGGTGTTCCACTGAGTATGAAGTATCCCTACAATCCGCTCACGCAGTGATCACCAGTCTCAACCCCGCAAAGTACGATGTCCTGTTGCTCGGAATCACCCGCGACGGGGCTTGGATGAAGTACAACGGCCCTGTGGAGCGAATTCGGGACAACACGTGGATGAACCCGGGCGACTGTATTCCGGCCGTTATCTCTCCCGATAGAAACGTGCACGGAATACTTGAACTGAGTGGCGGCAAGGTGATCGCGACCCGAATCGATGTGGCCTTTCCTGTCTTGCACGGCAAAAACGGCGAGGATGGGACGGTGCAGGGGTTACTGGAAATGGCGGGCATCCCCTGTGTCGGATGCGGCACGTTGAGTTCAGCCATGTGCATGGACAAGGACATTGCCCATACGGTCGTGGCAGCAGCCGGGGTGAAAGTGCCTCCCTCCATTGTGCTCAGCTCCAGGGTTTCCGATGCCGAGCTGCTACAGCGAGTTGCGCCCCTGAAACACCCGCTGTTTGTAAAACCGGCGAATGCGGGTTCCTCCTTCGGCATCACAAAGGTATTGCAAGAAAGTGAGCTTCCCGACGCAGTTGCCGCTGCGTTTGAGCACGACCGCAAGGTCATCATAGAGGAATCCATCGACGGCTTTGAGGTTGGCTGCGCCGTCCTCGGCAATGACCTGCTCACACTGGGCGAGCTGGACGAAATCGAGCTATCCCACGGCTTCTTTGATTACACGGAGAAATACACACTGAAGACCTCGAAAATCCATATGCCTGCACGCATCGACCCTGATGCCGCTGCGCGCATTAAGCAGACAGCGGCCACGATCTACAGGGCCCTCAACTGCGCGGGATACGCGCGGGTTGATCTGTTCCTCACTCCGGATAAGGAGATCGTCTTCAACGAGGTCAACACCATCCCCGGCTTCACCGCCCATAGCCGCTATCCCAACATGCTGAAGGGCATTGGGATGACCTTTGAGCAGATCGTCGATGCGCTGATAAGGCTGGCGATCGACCGATGA